In the SAR86 cluster bacterium genome, AGATAGAGGGCAATAAGATAAATGGAGTTGCAACTGATGGCCATAGATTGGCTTTTTCATCAGCAACAACTAATGATGCAGATTTAGATTTAAGAAATATTCTACCAAGAAAGGCAGTTCTTGAACTTTCTAAACTTCTTTCACCGAATGAGGGGACTGTAGAACTTCTAGTAGGCGCCTCCTATGTCGTTATACGTTCTGAAAACCTTAGCTTCTCGAGCAAATTAATAGATGGAAAATATCCAGACTACAATAAAGTTTTTCCAACAGGGGAGCCTCTGCCTTTAGAGATTAGCAAAGAAATCCTTCAATCCGCGCTCTCTAGAGCATCCGTTTTATCAAATGAAAAGTACAGAGGTGTAAGATTCCAATTATCTGAGGATAAACTTAAACTTACAGCTAACAACCCAGAACAAGAATCAGCAGAAGAAGAAGTAGATGTTATCTATAAAGGTTCTGAACTAGAAGTTGGATTCAATATAGGATATCTGTTAGATGTTCTAAATTCTATAGACAGTGAAACTGTTTCTTTTGAGTTCTACGGTGAAGACTCTAGTTGCATTATCAAGGAACAAAATTCTGAAGATGACGTGTATGTCATTATGCCAATGAGGCTGTAATGCCTCTTCAGAGGCTACACCTAAAGAACTTTAGGCTTTTTCACGATAAAACTTTAAACTTCTCTGATGGTATAAATCTAATATTAGGCGAGAATGGCTCAGGAAAAACAACAGTTTTGGAGTCATTAAATATATTATTAACTGGGAATTCTTTTCGAGCAAAGGAGACAAAAGAGTGTATTCATTCTGATAAAGAATTTTATAGTGTATCTGCAAAAGGTATATTTAAAGGCAAAGACCTTTCTCTTGTTGTTGAAAATAATCATAATAAAAGACTATTCTCAAAAAGAATGCTTGGAGGGCTGTCTATAAAAAAGGGTGAATTATATTTTTTGCAGGTTGTAATAGCTAAAAACCTTAAAATGATAGATGGTGAACCAGAAATAAGAAGGGAGTTTTTTAATGATCTTATGTTTCACGTGAAACCTGAGATAAAAAAGTTGCACAATGCCTATCAACATGTCCTTAAACAAAGGAATAGGGCTCTAAAGAAAAGGCTCTCTACCTCAGAAGTTTCCTTGTGGGGTAAGAAGCTATCAGCATTAGGTTTAGAACTCAGCCTGGAGCAATATAATTTTTTTAAGATATTTAAAGAGCATACAATAGAATCAATGGAGAAAAATGTCTCTGATGGCTCTTTTAATTACCTTGATAAATTAAGTTTAAATTTTTCCAAAGGTTGGGAACGTTCAAAGAAACTAGAAGAATCTTTGTTTGAAAGTCTAGAGAGAGATAAGGCATTGGGTTATACATCTAAAGGGCCGCATAGAATGGACTACATATTTACTGTAGATAATAAAAAAGCTTCCTCAAATCTTTCACGAGGACAACTTAAGATACTGATTTTATTAGTTTTTTTATCAAGCACAAAGCTTTTGAAAGACTTAATAGATACTGAAACTCTTCTTATGATAGATGATCTAGGGTCTGAACTAGATTTAAAAAACCTCACATCTATAGTTATGAAGATTCTTGAATCAGAGAATCAAATAATTTTAACAGGGATTGAGGGTGAAGAGATGCACAAATCCTTAAAAAAAATGACAAACTTTACACAGATTAATATCTAATTATGTATTAAAATATACATATGCCAACCAAGAAAAAATCTTCCGCATCAAATTCATCTAAAGCTACTAAAAAGCCACAAAAAAAAGCCACAAAAAAAGCTGAAGTTGAGTCTTATGATTCCTCGAGCATAACGGTACTGAAGGGATTAGAGGCCGTTAAAAAAAGGCCAGGAATGTATATTGGAGATACCGATGATGGAACGGGATTACATCATATGGTGTACGAGATAGTAGATAATTCAATTGATGAGGCGCTAGCTGGGCATTGTGATGAAATAACAGTAAAAATATTGTCAGATGATTGTGTCTCTGTCTCGGACAATGGGAGGGGTATTCCAACTGATATGCATGATGAAGGAATGTCTGCAGCAGAGGTAATCATGACAAAACTGCATGCTGGTGGAAAGTTTGATGATAATTCCTATAAGGTCTCAGGAGGTTTGCATGGCGTCGGTGTTTCGGTCGTTAATGCTTTGTCCCAAGATTTAAAACTAACTATTTATAGGGGTGGCAAAGTACATGAGCAAGAATACGCAGATGGTGCACCAAAAGGAAAATTAAAGGTAACAGGAAAAACTGATAAAACTGGAACTGAAGTTACATTCGTTCCATCGCCTACTACTTTTTCAGACATTATTTTTCAGTACGATGTTTTAGAGACAAAACTTCGAGAGCTGTCATACCTAAATGCAGGCCTTAAAATTATCTTAATTGATGATAGAAATTCTAAGAAAAAAGAATTTTTCCACAAAGGTGGATTAGCAGAATTCGTATCATTTTTGAACACAAAAAGAACAACTGTAAATTCTGTATTCCATTTTGTAAAAGAGGCAGCAGACGGCATAACCATTGAGGTATCACTGCAATGGAATGATGGCTATCAAGAAAACATTCAATGCTATACAAATAATATTAAGCAAAGAGACGGTGGGACTCACTTGGTAGGATTCAGGACAGCCTTAACAAGGACATTGAACAACTACATGGAAAAGGAGGGGATGAACAAAGAGAAGGTATCTACCTCCGGCGATGATGCCAGAGAAGGTTTAGTCGCTGTTGTCTCTGTTAAAGTCCCTGATCCTAAGTTTTCCTCACAAACCAAAGATAAATTAGTTTCATCAGAGGTAAGACCAGCAGTTGAGCAAGAAACCTATAAAGCCCTAACAGAATATCTTTTGGAAAATCCTGCAGAGGCAAAGCTAATCGCTACAAAAATAATTGAAGCTGCAAGAGCTAGAGAGGCTGCTCGTAAAGCAAGAGAACTTACCAGGCGTAAAGGAGTGTTCGAAGGCGGTGGCCTTCCAGGAAAACTTTCGGATTGCCAAGAAAAAGATCCTGCTAAAAGCGAAATATATTTAGTTGAGGGAGAATCAGCAGGCGGTTCTGCAAAGCAAGGACGTGATAGACATTTTCAAGCTATTCTTCCTCTGAAAGGCAAAATCCTCAATGTAGAAAAAGCAAGATTAGATAAGGTTCTATCGTCAGAAGAAATTATTATTTTAATCTCCGCTTTAGGTTGCGGGATAAAAGGAGAAGACTGGCAAGAAGAGAAATTGAGATATCATAGAATAATAATTATGACAGATGCTGATGTAGATGGGTCTCACATCAGAACTTTGATATTAACTTTGTTTTATCGTCAAATGCCTGAACTTATTGAAAAAGGCTATATCTATATAGCGCAGCCTCCTCTCTATAAACTCAAAAAAGGCAAACAGGAGACTTATGTCAAGGATGATTCGGAATTAAGAGAACTTCTAGTTGCGGAAATCTTGGATGACGCAAAGCTTGTATTAAATAAGAAAGGAGAATCAATTACAGGCCAGGCGCTTGGTAAATTTATTTCACAACACGAAAAGATACA is a window encoding:
- the recF gene encoding DNA replication and repair protein RecF (All proteins in this family for which functions are known are DNA-binding proteins that assist the filamentation of RecA onto DNA for the initiation of recombination or recombinational repair.), with translation MPLQRLHLKNFRLFHDKTLNFSDGINLILGENGSGKTTVLESLNILLTGNSFRAKETKECIHSDKEFYSVSAKGIFKGKDLSLVVENNHNKRLFSKRMLGGLSIKKGELYFLQVVIAKNLKMIDGEPEIRREFFNDLMFHVKPEIKKLHNAYQHVLKQRNRALKKRLSTSEVSLWGKKLSALGLELSLEQYNFFKIFKEHTIESMEKNVSDGSFNYLDKLSLNFSKGWERSKKLEESLFESLERDKALGYTSKGPHRMDYIFTVDNKKASSNLSRGQLKILILLVFLSSTKLLKDLIDTETLLMIDDLGSELDLKNLTSIVMKILESENQIILTGIEGEEMHKSLKKMTNFTQINI
- the gyrB gene encoding DNA topoisomerase (ATP-hydrolyzing) subunit B — its product is MPTKKKSSASNSSKATKKPQKKATKKAEVESYDSSSITVLKGLEAVKKRPGMYIGDTDDGTGLHHMVYEIVDNSIDEALAGHCDEITVKILSDDCVSVSDNGRGIPTDMHDEGMSAAEVIMTKLHAGGKFDDNSYKVSGGLHGVGVSVVNALSQDLKLTIYRGGKVHEQEYADGAPKGKLKVTGKTDKTGTEVTFVPSPTTFSDIIFQYDVLETKLRELSYLNAGLKIILIDDRNSKKKEFFHKGGLAEFVSFLNTKRTTVNSVFHFVKEAADGITIEVSLQWNDGYQENIQCYTNNIKQRDGGTHLVGFRTALTRTLNNYMEKEGMNKEKVSTSGDDAREGLVAVVSVKVPDPKFSSQTKDKLVSSEVRPAVEQETYKALTEYLLENPAEAKLIATKIIEAARAREAARKARELTRRKGVFEGGGLPGKLSDCQEKDPAKSEIYLVEGESAGGSAKQGRDRHFQAILPLKGKILNVEKARLDKVLSSEEIIILISALGCGIKGEDWQEEKLRYHRIIIMTDADVDGSHIRTLILTLFYRQMPELIEKGYIYIAQPPLYKLKKGKQETYVKDDSELRELLVAEILDDAKLVLNKKGESITGQALGKFISQHEKIQSILRGLTHIYPVELLEGVKHTAQLKGLDDKKALKKWTSSIEKYLNKKAEQGSSWKVEAISREGSDELEPRISLIKHGTESEWHLNKSFFKSKAYKDISSHGADMTDMFSKDAYFEINGKQIYIDNFEHALEEVLQISERSFTKSRYKGLGEMNAEQLWDTTMNPDMRILGQVTIDDAATASSLFEALMGDEVQPRKEFIDENAKLVVNLDV
- the dnaN gene encoding DNA polymerase III subunit beta — encoded protein: MKFITEKAQIVDSLQNAAAVAERRQTIPILANLRLKTVKGKLEVTATDLEIQIKTYSDLIEIHEEGETTVSARKMSELCRSLPEGENVNFSLSNGKLTVSSSNFHADFATISSDDFPEIEINEEQTPITIESSVLKRLLSKTSFSMASQDVRYYLNGMLLEIEGNKINGVATDGHRLAFSSATTNDADLDLRNILPRKAVLELSKLLSPNEGTVELLVGASYVVIRSENLSFSSKLIDGKYPDYNKVFPTGEPLPLEISKEILQSALSRASVLSNEKYRGVRFQLSEDKLKLTANNPEQESAEEEVDVIYKGSELEVGFNIGYLLDVLNSIDSETVSFEFYGEDSSCIIKEQNSEDDVYVIMPMRL